One genomic segment of Streptomyces niveus includes these proteins:
- the kdpF gene encoding K(+)-transporting ATPase subunit F, with the protein MTAENIVGLVVAVALLGYLVLALLYPERF; encoded by the coding sequence ATGACCGCGGAGAACATCGTCGGCCTCGTCGTCGCCGTCGCCCTGCTGGGCTATCTCGTCCTCGCCCTTCTGTACCCGGAGAGGTTCTGA
- a CDS encoding CbtA family protein, translated as MHTSTVRTLLVRGMIAGVVAGLLAFALAYVVGEPSIDSSIALEESQSAPAHEHGDAAPAPAEQSADEPAEEEEELVTRPVQSTFGLATGVLVYGVALGGIASLAFALCLGRVGRLRPRATAALVAGAAFTTVYLVPFLKYPATPPAVGNPDTIGKRTTLFFLMIVFSVLIAVVAVIAGRRLAPKLGNWNATVAAGGGYVVVMAVACLLLPANTDAVKETFPAALLWEFRLASLAVQAVLWTAFGLIFGALAERVLRPADAQLTGQDPEALTGASAARTG; from the coding sequence ATGCATACGTCCACCGTAAGAACCCTGCTGGTCCGCGGCATGATCGCGGGCGTCGTCGCCGGACTGCTCGCCTTCGCGCTCGCCTACGTGGTGGGGGAGCCGTCCATCGACTCCTCCATCGCGCTGGAGGAGTCGCAGTCCGCCCCGGCGCACGAGCACGGCGACGCGGCACCCGCGCCCGCCGAACAGTCCGCGGACGAGCCCGCCGAGGAAGAGGAGGAACTGGTCACGCGGCCGGTCCAGTCGACCTTCGGCCTCGCCACCGGCGTCCTCGTCTACGGAGTCGCCCTGGGCGGCATCGCCTCACTGGCCTTCGCCCTCTGTCTGGGCCGGGTCGGCCGCCTGCGGCCCCGGGCGACGGCCGCGCTCGTCGCGGGCGCCGCCTTCACCACCGTCTATCTGGTGCCGTTCCTCAAATATCCGGCCACCCCGCCCGCCGTCGGCAATCCCGACACCATCGGCAAGCGCACCACGCTGTTCTTCCTGATGATCGTGTTCAGCGTGCTGATCGCGGTCGTCGCCGTCATCGCCGGGCGGCGGCTCGCGCCGAAGCTCGGCAACTGGAACGCGACCGTCGCGGCCGGCGGCGGCTATGTGGTGGTCATGGCCGTGGCCTGTCTGCTGCTCCCCGCCAACACCGACGCCGTGAAGGAGACCTTCCCGGCCGCGCTGCTCTGGGAGTTCAGACTGGCCTCGCTGGCCGTCCAGGCGGTGCTGTGGACGGCGTTCGGGCTGATCTTCGGCGCGCTGGCGGAGCGCGTACTGCGCCCCGCGGACGCTCAGCTCACCGGGCAGGACCCGGAGGCCCTGACCGGCGCGTCCGCGGCACGTACCGGCTGA